TGGAGCGCATGACCGTTGATGAACCCCTTACGGCATCGAATCCACGGGTTTCCTGATCAATGGTTCCACCGGCCTCCAGAACTTCGATCTGACGCTTCATTTCGCCTTCGATGGCGCGCATCACGTTGCGCATGGAATTAATGTTCTTGATCTCGTTTCGCGTACCCAGCTTCGTCGTTCCTTTTAATCGGACCGATACGTTGGCATCGCAACGCATCGAACCCTCTTCCATGTTACCGTCGCATATTTCCAAATAACGCACGAGCTTTCGAACCTCCATGAGGTAGTTGTAGGCCTCTTGCGCATTTGCGATCTCAGGTTCTGAAACGATCTCGAGCAATGGGACACCGGCGCGATTAAGGTCGATCAGTGTATTGAACGGGTCGATGTCGTGGATCGATTTCCCCGAATCTTCCTCCATGTGGATTCGCGTCAGGTGTATCGTTTTGGGATTGCCATCAGCATCCTTGATGTTGATTCCACCACCTGTGCAAATAGGGGTGTCGTCCTGAGTGATTTGGTACCCCTTGGGCAAATCGGCGTAGAAGTAGTTCTTTCGCGCGTATTCGTTGCGCTCGCGGATGTTTGCGCCAACGGCCAAACCTAAGCGAGCGGCGTATTCCACGGTGTGGTCATTCGCGATGGGCAGGGTGCCCGGATGACCCAATGAAACCGGGTGTACATTGGTGTTGGGAGAAGCTCCATAAGCCGTACTTTCGGGAGAGTAGGCCTTGGAATCGGTCAAAAGCTGAATGTGGACCTCGAGCCCGATGACCGGTTCGTATTTGTGGTATGGTATTTCCAAAGTTCTTTCTTTGAGGTGCAAAGATACGAGTCTCTTACGCTTCGGCTAAAAAACGCCTCACGAGCTTGCTTAGTGTCACTTCACTCCTTTGAGCCACTTCCTGGACTTCTCCGTGAGTGACCTCAACGATCTTTCCTTCAACGCCCAAGTCCGTGATCACGGAAAGTGCCATGCACTTAAGGCCCATGTGGCGTGCTACGAGTACTTCCTGTACGGTACTCATTCCCACTGCGTCACCGCCAATCCGGCGCACGTAGCCGTATTCGGCCGGTGTCTCAAAATTGGGTCCGGGCACGGAGGCGTACACCCCTTCGCGCAAAACGACCCCTTCATCCACGGCGATCTGATGCATTTTTTGAATACAGGCGTGGTCGTAGGCTTCACTCATGTCCGGAAAACGAGGACCCCACTCATCGACATTGACACCGCGGAGTGGGTTTTCGGGTTGTAGGTTGATGTGATCGCGTAGGATCATGACATCGCCGATCTCGAACTCGGGATTGACTCCGCCCGAGGCATTGGACAATACCAATAGATCGATGCCGAGCAGTTTCATGACGCGAACCGGAAAGGTCACCTCCTTCATGGAGTAGCCTTCGTAGTAGTGGATGCGTCCCTGCATGGCGATGACTTTTTTACCACCGAGCTTTCCGTAGATCATTTGCCCAGGGTGCCCAGCTACGGTAGATCTCGGGAAGTAGGGGATCTCGGTATAGGGAATATGAAGCGGCTCTTCGATCTTTTCGGCCAAACCGGCCAAACCGGTGCCGAGAATGATACCGACCTCCGGGGTTTCGGGAAGCTGGCTATTTAAATGGCGTACTGCTTTATTTACTTTTTCCAACATAGTTCAAAATCAATTCGTCGAATTCTACTTTAGGTTCGATCACTGCTTCAACGGGCAGTGTGTATAGTGGAATATCCTTCCACATGTCCTTGAGTGGCAACAAACGCGTCCAATCCTTTTCCGTGGTTACCACGAT
The Flavobacteriales bacterium genome window above contains:
- the gatB gene encoding Asp-tRNA(Asn)/Glu-tRNA(Gln) amidotransferase subunit GatB gives rise to the protein MEIPYHKYEPVIGLEVHIQLLTDSKAYSPESTAYGASPNTNVHPVSLGHPGTLPIANDHTVEYAARLGLAVGANIRERNEYARKNYFYADLPKGYQITQDDTPICTGGGINIKDADGNPKTIHLTRIHMEEDSGKSIHDIDPFNTLIDLNRAGVPLLEIVSEPEIANAQEAYNYLMEVRKLVRYLEICDGNMEEGSMRCDANVSVRLKGTTKLGTRNEIKNINSMRNVMRAIEGEMKRQIEVLEAGGTIDQETRGFDAVRGSSTVMRSKEEAHDYRYFTEPDLAPVLVKEDYIARVKSELPPLPDELFRRYTQEFGLSEYYAQILTENKAIALYFEEMTHHTANHKAAANWMMGSIKSYLNDRAVEISEFPIAPQAIAQMIDLIDSNVVSNTLAGQKLFPALIENPTASPKELAEQNGWIQESDDDALVAWAKEAIGMYPDKVEEYRNGKKGLIGLFMGEVMKMSRGKADPKKASAIIREQLES
- a CDS encoding purine-nucleoside phosphorylase; translated protein: MLEKVNKAVRHLNSQLPETPEVGIILGTGLAGLAEKIEEPLHIPYTEIPYFPRSTVAGHPGQMIYGKLGGKKVIAMQGRIHYYEGYSMKEVTFPVRVMKLLGIDLLVLSNASGGVNPEFEIGDVMILRDHINLQPENPLRGVNVDEWGPRFPDMSEAYDHACIQKMHQIAVDEGVVLREGVYASVPGPNFETPAEYGYVRRIGGDAVGMSTVQEVLVARHMGLKCMALSVITDLGVEGKIVEVTHGEVQEVAQRSEVTLSKLVRRFLAEA